The genome window GTTATCTCCACTTCCTGATTATAGAGGGGGAAGGTGATCTCCATGATCATCTTCACCGTGTAGGAGGAGTCCTCCCCCTCCCCCTTCTCCACCATCTCGATGTTGTAAAGGGTGCGGCGCAGCACCAGGGTCTCCTTGTCGAACCAGTATTCGTAGTTGACGCTGGCGTCCTTCAGCTCCTGCTTGATCTCCTCGATCTTCTGCAAGGTCTCCTCGTCCAGCTGTTCCCTGTCCCCCCTGATCATGTCCAGGAACTGCTGGTTCTCCATGATGGCGTCGAAATTGGGCACCATGGCGATATGATAGCAGTCGCGCCCGTCCACCACCTCGTCCTGGAGGCGGGTGATCTTCTGGAAGTTGTCCATGTATTCAGCGGTGTTGCGGGTGATCTCGGAGATGCTGGGTATGCTCAGGGAGGAACCGGCTGGAAGCTCGTACCAGGTATCGCTTTCCTCCGTGCGGTAATACTGCACCCCCTCGTAGAGCACGTAATCGAACTCCAGGTCGAAGGACGGCCACCTCACGCGGGCCTTCGCGTTGCCGCTTGCCGCGTGGTAATCTCCCTCGCCGTTGAGGGCGACCTCGCTGGTGTAGGCCTGTTTGCCGGTGGGCGGTATCACGAAGGAGTAGTCGAAGAGGTAATGGAGGGTCTTCGCCTCGTCGGTGGCGTTGAGCCCTTCCAGCATGATCTTCTCGGGAGTGGCGTTCTCGGGCAGCTCGCGCTTCAGGAGGCCTTCCCCGCTCTTCTCTCCACAGGCCGCCACCAGCAACGCGGTGGCCACCGCCAGGCAGGCCACCAGGAGGCATGCCCCCTTCCCTCTCTTGCGCATATCCCCTCGCTTTCTCCGCTCCCGTTCCGCCCGGCTCGCCCTAAAAATAGCATAAGGCGCGGGCAAGTAAAAAGGGCGGGCCCGGAGGCCCGCCCGTGGTCTCGGCCAGCTACAACAACTGCGGGTCCCTCCGTTCCAGGCCCTCGGCCTCCACGCCGTTTATCTCCCGCAGGAGCATGAGCCCGGCGTCCCGGTCGGCATCTCCGCTGATGCCGTAGATGCGGGGCGCCATGACCTGCATGAAGGCCTTCACGACCCTCGGGTCGTATTGCACGCCGCTGTAGGCCTGTATCTCCTCCGCGGCCTCCCTGGCCTCCAGGAGCTGGCGGTAGGACCGCCAGGAGGTCATGGCCACGAAGGAGTCGGCCACGCTCAGGATGCGCGCTCCCAGGGGGATGGACTCCCCCTTCAGGCCGTCGGGGTAGCCCATGCCGTTCCACCATTCGTGGTGCCCGCGCACCAGCGGGATGAGCTCCCAGTTGGGGCGTATGGCGGCCAGCATGTCCGCCCCCACCACGGGATGCCTCTTGATCATCTCCCGGTCCGCTGCCGGGAGCTCCACGCCCTTGAAGGCCTGTTCCGAAAGGCTTCCCGCCACCTGCAGCATCCCGATGTCCATGAGGTTCGCGGCCTTTTCGATGAGACGGACGTAGTCGTCGTCCAGTTCCATACTGCGGGCGATCTCCACGGCATAGAAAGATACTCTTTTCCAGTGCCCCTTCATATGGGGCATCTTGCTCTCCAAGCGGGCGTGCAGGTCGTCCACGATGGCCACGAGCTTGGAGACCTCCAGCAGGTCGGTGAGGTCGGCGAGGCGCTCCTGCAGGTCCCTGGTGGTGGCGTTCAGCCGCCGGAATATCTCCTGGGTCTGGCGGCTGTAGGACTTCTCCCGCACGGCGAGATAAGCGATGAAGGCCAGGATGAGCAGTGCGAGGCTTATACGCACCATGTTGTTGAAGTAATCCGACTTGAAGAGGCTGTTGAGGAGCTCGAAGTTGAAGGCGTAGACGATGATCCCTATGCCCAGCACCAGGATCAGGGTCATGGCGAGGTAGAGGACCTCTTTCCTCCCTCTCTCCGCCCGCTGCACGCTCTCCTCGCCTTCGAACGCGACCGGCTCCACGCAGGTCTCCGAGGGCTTCAAGGCATTCTTTTCCCCCATCATCTCGCACCCCTTCTCGTGCCCGTCATACGTTTCGGGTATCGGCCCGGGAGCGCGTCATGACATCCCCCCCGGGGGTGAATATGCCCCGACCCGAGTACTACAGCCGTGGCAGTCCCGGCGGTCCAGCGAGGTCGGGGCGGGGGGCGCGGGCTCAGGATGGGACCCAGTCGCGGCGAGCGTCGATCACGTGCACCACCCTCCAGCCGCGTTCCTGGAGCGCGGCGGCGATATGCCGGCGGTGGCACTTCCAGGGCAGCAGCTCGGCGCATATCAGGGCGCAGGTCGCCCTCTGCGCGAGCTCCTCCAGCTCCTCCAGGCCGGAGAGGAACTCGGGGGTGCGCATGTGCGCTTCATAACCCCCTTTCCGGTATCCTCCCAGCCGGTCTCCGAGCCAGGAATAGGCGATGCCCGCCTCCTCCAGGGCCGAGGCAAGGGGCTGGCGCGAGAAATGTGGGTAGCGCCGGCTGACGGGGAAGGAGCGCACGTCGCAAACCCTGCTTATACCCCGCGCGCGCAGGAGGTCGATGAACTCGTCGAGGCCGCGGGTGCTCGTGCCCAGGGTGAAGACGGTCTTCTCCACCTCTCTTCCCTCCGCCCCCTCCCGTCGGCGCGGCCGCATCTTCCGTCCCTAAAGGGAATAGAGCTCCTCGTCGCTCAGCAGCTCCAGGCCCCTGCCGCGCAGGATGTCCTCCGCCTCCGGCAGCCTGTCCACCTCCACCACCAGGATGGCGGTCCTGCGGTCCTGAAAGACGAACCCGTAGGCGTCCTCGATGTTCACGCCGCTCTCCCCCAGCACGCGGCACACGCGGTGCAGCCCCCCGGGGCGGTCGTCCATGATCACCGCGATGACCTCCTTGAGGTAGGCGGAGAAGCCCTCCCCCCGCAGGGCCTCGAAGGCCTTGCGGGGGTCGTCCACCAGGAGCTTGACCACCCCGTACTCCTCGGCGCCGGAGATGGTTATGGCGCGGATGTTGATGCCCTCCTCCAACAGCACCTCGGTGAGCCTCTCCAGCCTGCCCGGCTGGTTCTGGGCGAAGACGTTGATCTGTTTAGCCATCCCCGGCCCCCTTCGCGTGTTCCCGTCTGTCCACCACCCGCACCGCCTTACCCTCGCCCGCCGGCAGCGAGCCTGGCTCCACCAGCTCCACCCGCGGCGTGACCAGGATCTCCTGCCGCAGCTCCTCCGTGATCCTGCGGCGCAGCTCATGGAGTTCCCTTACCTCGCCGTGCCAGAGCTCCCCCGCCACCTCCACCAGCACCCGCATCTCGTCCATGGACCTCACGGTGTCCAGCACTATCTGGTAATTGGAACCCACTCCCAGCACCCCCAACAGGACCTTCTCCACCTGCATGGGGAAGATGTTCACCCCCTTGACGATGAACATGTCGTCGCTGCGCCCCTTGATGCGCGAGATGCGGCGATGGACCCTGCCGCAGGCGCACTCCCCGGGGTTGACAGAGGCGAGGTCCCGGGTGCGGTAGCGCAGCAGGGGCATAGCCTCCCGGTTGAGGGAGGTGAAGACCAGCTCCCCCTCCTCGCCTTCCTGCACCGGCTCCAGGGTCTCGGGGTCCAGGACCTCGAGGTAGAAGCTGTCCTCCCAGACGTGCATGCCCTGCTGGGCCGGGCACTCGAAAGCCACCCCGGGGCCGCACATCTCCGAGAGCCCGTAGGAGTTGTAGGCCCGCACCCCGTAGCCTTCCTCCACACGCCTCCTCAACCCCTCGGTATGGGGCTCGGCCCCGATGAAGGCGATGCGCAGGTCGGTATCGGCGCGGGGATCCAGGCCCAGCTCCGCGAAGACCTCGAGCAGGTAGAGGGCATAGCTGGGGATGACGTGGACCACGGTGGTATGGAAATCGCGCATGAGCTGGATCTGGCGCTTGCTGTTCCCGGCGCCGGCGGGTATGACCATGGCCCCGATCCTCTCCGCGGCGTAATGGAAGCCCAGGCCCCCGGTGAACAGCCCGTAGCCCATCATGTTCTGGAAGACGTCGGAGCGTCGCACCCCGGTCATGTACATGCAGCGCGCCACCAGGTCCGTCCAGGCGTCGATGTCCGCCGCGGTGTGGAAGACCACCGTGGCCTGGCCGGTGGTCCCGGAGGAAGAATGCATGCGCACCACGTCCTCCAGGGGGACGGTGAGGAAGCGCGTGGGGTCGCCGCCCCGCAGGGTGTCCTTGTCCATGCACGGGAGCGCGCGCAGGTCGCTCAGGGAGCGCACGCGCCCGGGGTCGAAGCCGGCGGCGGCGAACCACTGCCGGTAGAAAGGGCTTCTCGCGCAGCGTTCCAGGGTATCCCGCAGGCGACGCAGCTGCAGGGCTTCTATCTCCTCCCTGGAAAGGAGTTCCATCTCGGCGTTCCAGTATCCGTCTTTCAAGTCTTCCTCCCCACGGGGTCGGGTCATCTATACCGGGTCTCCGGGTTCGCTACTCGATTATAGATCAAAAGGGTCGGCTCTTTGATCCCGTAGGCCCGCTTTCGTTCCGGATCGCGGACCGAAGGGATGGGATATGGCGGTATCCCTCATCACCGCGTTCCCCGCCGCGCGGCCCGGCGGCATGGGGGGTAGCTCCGGGTCGGCGGCATGGCCAGAATCGACAAGTCGGCCATACGCTGGCTCCGATGCGGGCCAGACCCCGGGTGCCTTACCCCCCAGCCTGGGCGAAGCGCACCGCCAGGTGCGGGCCGCGCACCGTGAACCCCAGCTTGCGGTAGAGGGCGATGGCCGCCTCGTTGTCGCGCTGCGTCTCCAGGCGCACGGCCCTGCCCTTCCCCAGCGAGGAAGAGCACACCAGGGCACAGGCCGAGAGCGCGAAGCCCCTGCGGCGGTACTCCGGCATGACGTAGACGCCGCCCAGCTCGTCCGCCCCGGGGGTCATGGCCTCCATCTCCGCCTTGGCCACCGCCATCCCCTCGCTGCGCACCACCGCCGCCGCCCCCTCGTCCACCGCACGCAGCATCTGCGAGCGCAGCACCCACTCCTCCGCGCCGCTGCCGAGCAGCTCCCGGTGGAGCATGGACTCCAGGCGCACCAGGTCATCCAGGTCCTCCTCGCGTGCCGGAACCGCCGGCGCGTGGTCGGGCAACGCGGCGGGCGGATAGAGGGCCATGGTGACCTCCTCCTCGCGGTGCTCGACCCTGCGCCTCAGCTCCGGCAGAGCGTCGAGCAGACCTTCGACCTCCTCCTCGGGACCCACCAGCAGGTAAGGGGGACCCCACAGCTCCAGCGCCCTCTCCGCCAGCCCGCGCGCCACCGCTCGCGGCGCCGCCACCCTCCATACCCCCAGGTTGTTGTGGAACAGGACCCCCGCGAGCTCATCCCCCTCACGCGCTGCCAGGTATCTCCCCTGCTCCGCCAGGCCCATGTCGAAAAGGCCCCAGCGACGCAAGGCCCAGACCATGCGCAGGTTTTCGAAGGCGTCGCGCTCCAGGAACTCCAGCGCCTCCACCATCCGGCCCAGCTCGAGCTCCGCGATCCGCAAACCTTCTCCTCCCTCTCCTACCCTCGCCGTCATCCCCGCCCGCGCGTAACGCGCACGAGCCGGGAGACACGGAAGCTCCTTCACTGCTACAATGGTAGCGTGAACGGAGAGATAGAAAAAAGCGGGATCACGGATTTCGAGTCGCAATATCCCTTCCCACTGGACGGTTTTCAGCGCCAAGCCATCGAGGCCCTCTCACGGGACCGCTCCGTGCTGGTGGTGGCGCCGACCGGATCGGGGAAGACGGTGATCGCCGAATATGCGGTGTGGGCGGCGGAGAGGACCGGCCTCAAGACCTTCTACACCACCCCCTTGAAGGCCCTGAGCAACCAGAAATACCGCGATTTCTGCGCCGTGTACGGGAGCGATAACGTGGGGCTGCTCACCGGCGACAACAGCATCAACGGCGAGGCGCCGGTGGTGATCATGACCACCGAGGTACTTCGCAACATGATCTACGAGCGCTCGCCCACCCTCTACGGCCTGCGCTACGTGGTGCTCGACGAGTGCCACTATCTCATGGACCCCTTCCGCGGCCCGGTCTGGGAGGAGATCATCATCCACCTGCCTGTGGAGGTGAAGATCGTGGGGCTGTCCGCAACCGTCTCCAATTACCGCGAGTTCGGTGCGTGGCTCAACGACCTGCGGGGCGACGTGGAGACCATCTATCACGACCACCGCCCGGTCCCCCTCCGCCATTACTACATGATCGGGGGCATCATGGTGAACCTGCTCTCCTCGCGCTCGCCGCGGGTGGTGGAAGAATACGAGAAGTCGTTCAAGGGGAGGAGGGGGGCGGGGCGTCCCCGAACCAGGCACTTGGTGCCCCGCCGCGCGGACGTGGTGCGTAGGCTGCACAGGTCGGGCATGCTGCCGGCCATCTACTTCATCTTCAGCCGGGCGGGGTGCGACGCCGGGGTGGCGCACTGCATGGAAGCGGGCATAGACCTCACCGACGCCGGGGAGAAGGAACGGATCGAGGAGCTGGCGCTGGCGCGCGTCTCCTGGCTCCCCGAGGAAGACCTCAAGGTCTTCGGCTTCGAGCTGTGGCTGGAGGCCTTGAAACGCGGCCTCGCCTCCCACCACGCCGGCCATCTGCCCATCTTCAAGGAGGTGGTGGAGGACCTCTTCGCGCAGGGGCTGGTGAAGGTGGTCTTCGCCACCGAGACCCTCTCCCTGGGCATCAACATGCCCGCCAAGACGGTGGTGATCGAATCCCTCTACAAGTTCAGCGGCGAGAGCCATGACCTGCTCACCCCCACGGAATACACCCAGTTCACCGGCCGCGCGGGACGCCGGGGCATCGATAAGGTGGGAAACGCCGTCACCCTCTACAACCCCATGGTCCCCTTCTCGCAGGTGCAGAAGCTGGCGGAGGCCGAGAGCCTGCCCATCCGCTCCAGCTTCAGCCTCTCCTACAACATGGCCGTCAACCTCCTGCGCTATTACGACATGGAGAGGGCGGTACACCTGCTCAATTCCAGTTTCGCCCAGTTCCATGCCGACCGCGACGTGGTGCGCCTCGAGCGCACCAAGACCAGGATGGCGCGGCGCATGCGCGCGCACGAGGAGAAGATCGCCT of Actinomycetota bacterium contains these proteins:
- a CDS encoding HD domain-containing protein, whose translation is MMGEKNALKPSETCVEPVAFEGEESVQRAERGRKEVLYLAMTLILVLGIGIIVYAFNFELLNSLFKSDYFNNMVRISLALLILAFIAYLAVREKSYSRQTQEIFRRLNATTRDLQERLADLTDLLEVSKLVAIVDDLHARLESKMPHMKGHWKRVSFYAVEIARSMELDDDYVRLIEKAANLMDIGMLQVAGSLSEQAFKGVELPAADREMIKRHPVVGADMLAAIRPNWELIPLVRGHHEWWNGMGYPDGLKGESIPLGARILSVADSFVAMTSWRSYRQLLEAREAAEEIQAYSGVQYDPRVVKAFMQVMAPRIYGISGDADRDAGLMLLREINGVEAEGLERRDPQLL
- a CDS encoding DUF488 domain-containing protein; translation: MEKTVFTLGTSTRGLDEFIDLLRARGISRVCDVRSFPVSRRYPHFSRQPLASALEEAGIAYSWLGDRLGGYRKGGYEAHMRTPEFLSGLEELEELAQRATCALICAELLPWKCHRRHIAAALQERGWRVVHVIDARRDWVPS
- a CDS encoding ACT domain-containing protein, encoding MAKQINVFAQNQPGRLERLTEVLLEEGINIRAITISGAEEYGVVKLLVDDPRKAFEALRGEGFSAYLKEVIAVIMDDRPGGLHRVCRVLGESGVNIEDAYGFVFQDRRTAILVVEVDRLPEAEDILRGRGLELLSDEELYSL
- a CDS encoding phenylacetate--CoA ligase, giving the protein MTRPRGEEDLKDGYWNAEMELLSREEIEALQLRRLRDTLERCARSPFYRQWFAAAGFDPGRVRSLSDLRALPCMDKDTLRGGDPTRFLTVPLEDVVRMHSSSGTTGQATVVFHTAADIDAWTDLVARCMYMTGVRRSDVFQNMMGYGLFTGGLGFHYAAERIGAMVIPAGAGNSKRQIQLMRDFHTTVVHVIPSYALYLLEVFAELGLDPRADTDLRIAFIGAEPHTEGLRRRVEEGYGVRAYNSYGLSEMCGPGVAFECPAQQGMHVWEDSFYLEVLDPETLEPVQEGEEGELVFTSLNREAMPLLRYRTRDLASVNPGECACGRVHRRISRIKGRSDDMFIVKGVNIFPMQVEKVLLGVLGVGSNYQIVLDTVRSMDEMRVLVEVAGELWHGEVRELHELRRRITEELRQEILVTPRVELVEPGSLPAGEGKAVRVVDRREHAKGAGDG
- a CDS encoding GNAT family N-acetyltransferase produces the protein MRIAELELGRMVEALEFLERDAFENLRMVWALRRWGLFDMGLAEQGRYLAAREGDELAGVLFHNNLGVWRVAAPRAVARGLAERALELWGPPYLLVGPEEEVEGLLDALPELRRRVEHREEEVTMALYPPAALPDHAPAVPAREEDLDDLVRLESMLHRELLGSGAEEWVLRSQMLRAVDEGAAAVVRSEGMAVAKAEMEAMTPGADELGGVYVMPEYRRRGFALSACALVCSSSLGKGRAVRLETQRDNEAAIALYRKLGFTVRGPHLAVRFAQAGG
- a CDS encoding DEAD/DEAH box helicase, translating into MNGEIEKSGITDFESQYPFPLDGFQRQAIEALSRDRSVLVVAPTGSGKTVIAEYAVWAAERTGLKTFYTTPLKALSNQKYRDFCAVYGSDNVGLLTGDNSINGEAPVVIMTTEVLRNMIYERSPTLYGLRYVVLDECHYLMDPFRGPVWEEIIIHLPVEVKIVGLSATVSNYREFGAWLNDLRGDVETIYHDHRPVPLRHYYMIGGIMVNLLSSRSPRVVEEYEKSFKGRRGAGRPRTRHLVPRRADVVRRLHRSGMLPAIYFIFSRAGCDAGVAHCMEAGIDLTDAGEKERIEELALARVSWLPEEDLKVFGFELWLEALKRGLASHHAGHLPIFKEVVEDLFAQGLVKVVFATETLSLGINMPAKTVVIESLYKFSGESHDLLTPTEYTQFTGRAGRRGIDKVGNAVTLYNPMVPFSQVQKLAEAESLPIRSSFSLSYNMAVNLLRYYDMERAVHLLNSSFAQFHADRDVVRLERTKTRMARRMRAHEEKIACERGDALSYFDLRVRVSRMEKEIAEERRRRRKELVNRELEELLVGDVIVLHRKGGRRPAAVLGIAEDKYGNPRLTTMDDRGHFLKVSYGQFPLPPQVIGHLGSPFLPADSKAKEKKLRQALSNFKLPPPQAWEEDSFIPQREELAAAVSGLEAMECHSCERREACVDTCRQIVNLREEISRIDRQMEARSDVSSRKLAVITRVLERLGYLEGGNPTRKGLTLSRIYNECDLLLVECLEEGIFHGLDAAETAAFASIFVFESREGPGPRRPGMRGRGREVPPPSSIPTPALEEALAHARSLEGRIKTLETREGLDLLRAADPGFMRVVHDWACGESLEYISSTYPQYSAGDFVRSMKQVLDILRQIKEVAEDPAISRKVSEAMDLIHRSIVAYTSVVDAVEEELESEPLAR